A DNA window from Acinetobacter sp. 10FS3-1 contains the following coding sequences:
- a CDS encoding acyl-CoA dehydrogenase, whose amino-acid sequence MFFIFAVLLLLLSLWAVFYFQLSRSSGTIVLLVMSMVCTFISPWSLLLGIPLILISLVLLVAPLRLSLISKPAYKTLSSAMPSISPTEREALDSGTSWWEKELFMGAPNWENFNNYPYPKLSLEEQAFLDNEVETLCSMLDEWEIHEQKALPDAIWAYIKEHGFLGLIIPKEYGGRAFSSFAQSRVMSKISSRSLTAAVSCMVPNSLGPGELLLHYGTEEQKDRYLPGLAKGEEIPCFGLTSPEAGSDAGAIPDTGVVCYGQFEGQEVLGLKMNFSKRWITLAPIATVIGLAFKMYDPDHLLGEQAEYGITCALLPASHEGVKIGPRHNPGSPFMNGTVEGKDVFIPLDWIIGGVKNAGKGWRMLMECLAVGRGISLPALSTASAEMTYLNVGAFSRIRQQFKISIGKFEGVQEANSEIASDTYMLEAFRYLVTCGLNQGGKPAVMTAMAKYYATETMRKVVNHGMDVVGGRAIQMGPRNFLVLNYQAIPVSITVEGANILSRSLMIFGQGSMRCHPYLYEELQLLQAEDRTTALQPFDNLLFQHLGYTFNRAARSLAYAFSGGSSNAPQSATDFTRAYYKVINRLSANFALTADMCLGLLAGDIKRKEMLSGRLADIHAHLFIASSILKYFEHSKKTEAERLHAQLAVEKSLYTAQEGFYDLFANFPRGSAAAMVKLICFPFGRPLKKPSDQLRQQVAMSMMEDNAFRQSLKQHVYYNTLEDDITGRMESTFNMLLEIEPLWDRFKKAESKNQFKGLSFEERLIDAQQNGFIDEHEAEQLRHYNAKRYDSMLTDIFDLELKEVLELDNPHLSQAAQPEPEIAVENGLYKSSSAPVASLAKDEHHNHKEPEEEPFMRF is encoded by the coding sequence ATGTTCTTTATTTTCGCTGTACTGCTTCTACTCCTGAGTTTATGGGCTGTTTTCTATTTTCAGCTCTCACGTAGCAGTGGAACCATCGTGCTGCTAGTCATGTCGATGGTATGTACCTTTATCAGTCCCTGGTCACTCCTTCTGGGTATTCCACTCATTCTCATCAGCCTAGTACTGCTCGTTGCACCTTTACGCCTGTCACTGATTTCCAAACCGGCGTATAAGACACTCTCGAGTGCTATGCCCAGCATCAGCCCAACAGAACGCGAAGCACTGGACTCTGGTACCAGCTGGTGGGAAAAAGAACTATTTATGGGTGCTCCAAACTGGGAAAACTTTAATAACTATCCTTATCCAAAACTATCACTTGAAGAACAGGCTTTTCTGGACAATGAGGTTGAAACCTTATGCAGTATGCTGGATGAATGGGAAATCCATGAGCAAAAAGCTTTACCTGACGCTATCTGGGCATATATTAAGGAGCACGGTTTCTTAGGTCTGATCATTCCCAAGGAATATGGTGGTCGTGCATTTAGCTCCTTCGCCCAAAGCAGGGTCATGAGCAAAATTTCCTCACGTTCTCTTACTGCAGCGGTTAGCTGCATGGTGCCCAACTCGCTTGGACCAGGTGAGCTGCTCTTACATTATGGCACCGAGGAGCAGAAAGACCGCTATCTACCTGGCCTGGCCAAAGGTGAGGAAATTCCCTGCTTTGGCTTAACCAGCCCCGAAGCTGGCTCAGATGCTGGTGCCATCCCCGACACCGGCGTGGTTTGTTATGGTCAGTTTGAGGGTCAGGAAGTGTTAGGCCTTAAAATGAACTTTTCTAAACGCTGGATCACCTTGGCACCGATTGCCACTGTCATTGGTCTGGCTTTTAAAATGTATGATCCCGATCATCTTTTGGGTGAACAGGCCGAGTACGGGATTACCTGTGCTCTGCTCCCTGCGAGTCATGAAGGTGTGAAAATCGGACCACGCCATAATCCTGGCTCGCCATTTATGAATGGTACAGTTGAAGGCAAAGACGTATTCATTCCGCTGGACTGGATTATCGGTGGGGTGAAAAATGCCGGTAAGGGTTGGCGCATGCTGATGGAATGCCTGGCGGTAGGCCGTGGTATTTCCCTGCCTGCCCTGTCTACCGCTAGTGCCGAAATGACTTACTTGAATGTCGGCGCTTTTTCTCGCATTCGCCAGCAATTCAAGATTTCAATCGGTAAATTTGAAGGTGTGCAGGAAGCCAATAGTGAAATTGCCAGTGATACCTATATGCTGGAAGCATTCCGTTATCTGGTTACATGTGGTCTGAATCAGGGGGGTAAGCCTGCGGTCATGACGGCCATGGCCAAATACTATGCCACTGAAACCATGCGTAAAGTGGTAAATCATGGCATGGATGTGGTCGGTGGCCGTGCTATTCAGATGGGTCCACGTAACTTTTTGGTTTTAAATTACCAAGCCATTCCTGTCTCCATTACTGTAGAGGGTGCCAATATTCTGAGCCGCTCCCTAATGATTTTTGGTCAGGGTTCTATGCGCTGCCATCCTTATCTGTATGAGGAATTACAGCTATTACAGGCAGAGGATCGGACAACTGCCCTACAGCCTTTCGATAATTTACTGTTCCAGCACCTCGGCTATACGTTTAACCGCGCAGCCCGCTCTCTGGCTTATGCTTTTAGCGGTGGTTCAAGTAATGCGCCTCAAAGCGCGACTGATTTTACCCGTGCTTATTACAAGGTCATTAACCGTCTGAGTGCCAACTTTGCTCTGACTGCCGATATGTGTCTGGGTTTATTGGCCGGCGATATTAAACGCAAGGAAATGCTATCTGGGCGTCTGGCTGATATTCATGCGCATCTCTTTATTGCTTCCTCCATCTTGAAATACTTTGAACACAGCAAAAAGACCGAGGCTGAGCGTTTACATGCTCAGCTGGCGGTAGAGAAATCACTTTATACTGCACAAGAAGGATTTTACGACCTGTTTGCAAACTTCCCACGAGGGAGCGCAGCAGCTATGGTGAAGTTAATATGTTTCCCATTTGGCCGCCCACTCAAAAAGCCATCAGATCAACTGAGACAGCAGGTGGCCATGAGCATGATGGAAGACAATGCCTTCCGTCAGTCTTTAAAACAACATGTTTATTATAATACTCTAGAAGATGATATTACCGGGCGCATGGAATCTACCTTTAATATGTTACTTGAAATAGAACCGCTCTGGGATCGTTTTAAAAAGGCCGAATCTAAAAATCAGTTTAAAGGCCTGAGTTTTGAAGAGCGGCTCATAGATGCACAGCAAAACGGTTTTATTGATGAGCATGAAGCTGAACAGCTGCGTCATTACAATGCCAAACGTTATGACAGCATGCTGACGGATATTTTTGACCTGGAACTTAAAGAGGTACTAGAACTGGATAATCCACATCTGTCGCAAGCCGCCCAGCCGGAGCCAGAAATAGCGGTTGAAAACGGACTCTATAAATCCTCTTCTGCGCCTGTGGCCTCCCTTGCAAAAGATGAACATCACAATCATAAAGAACCGGAAGAGGAACCTTTCATGCGCTTTTAA